The DNA sequence CTCCTGTGTGAAGCGCCCACTGGAGACCGCCTAACAGCAATAACACACGCAGGACAGAGTATAGATGCCAAAgtgagaagcagcagaagaaacagatgatgatgcaacaATCTGTCAAAGAGTTTCGATAGCAATGAGATATCCATCAGTCATAGCAGCGCGTTACTCAATACCAAGGCATGTGCCTCGATTTCTTGCTCGCAGATCTATTTTCAGCTCCAGTCCCACATGAGCCTTCGGTGACGTCAACCACAACAAACACCAACCGCTGGCGATGGGCGAGATCTAGAGATCTGACGTCGGCGGCAAGTTGGACAAATGCGGATACGGGCGCGGATTCACTAAAGTGCAGCTGGAGATACAAGATGGGGAGAGCTGCTCTGAGCTTTGTCTGGTGTTTTCTGCAGCTGTCATTAATGGTGACGGCCTCTAACACGCTTTCATGAATTCACGTTGCATATGCATCACACATAATCTGCAATGGCGGCATCCGATCAGAACAGCggctcatccatctcggccttgaGCAGCGAGCCCGATATAATCGAGAGCtacgaagaagaagtaccCACCGCCAGCCATGCCCTCGCCGAAGAAAGCATCCAAGCTGATGCCGAAAACAAGGGCGCCAGCCAGACCGAGCACGACGAGATCGAGGTGAAGAACATTGGATGGAACAAGGAGCTGCATCATGTTCCGCAGCCGGTGGTGGGCGGCATGAGGAACGAAGAGCTGTGGGTGTTGATCCGCCGATTCAACAAGCAGGTCTTTGAGGTGAGGAGCATCGACAAGGCTCCGCTGGCCGATCTGGACATGAACATTGCAGAGGACGACGTGTTTTCTCCGGAGAAGCTGCGCGCGCAGCTGGAGCGTCTGTACATGACGGTCATTGTATCGGTGATCTGTCTGTGGAAGCACATTGTGCGCCTTCGGTCGTGGAGAGAAACGCAGAGAACGGAAACGTTTCTGGCAGTTTACAGCATTGCGTGGCTGCTTGACCTGCTGGTACCCGTTGGAATCGCGTTTCTCATCGTCTTGATCGCCTATCCACCGGCGCGGACCATCTGTTTCCCTCCTGTACCGCCGTCAATTGTCGACTCCAAAACTGGAGGCGTTCAGAAGCCGCCGTCAGGAGTCCTCGCATCTGACAACTCCATCACTGGCGCTCCTGAAAAACACGAAGGGGAAGGCGTTGAACAGGAGGCGCACAGCTTTGTCAATAGCATCGCATCGGTATGTGCTGGTGTAAGCGtttttgattttctttttccggCTATACAATGACAAAAACGACTGCTGACGCTCGAATTGTGTATAGGTGGTCATCAGCACGAGCGCAGGGAAGCACCCTCAAGGCGACCCTCACGACGATAACACGGCTCCAGACCCTACAAACGTTACTGCAGACATATCGAATGCCAAAGATGCGgcagatggaaaaggaaTAAATACAGAGCACGACAGGACAAAGAAGCCTGTTTCCAACATTGTCTGGGCCAAAACGGGGCCCCTCATGCACATGCTTTCGGAGGTGGTTGATACCTGGGAGCGGTTTGGCAACGCCCTCAGCCCAACGCCCCCATTCCCTGTCGAGCGGCCGAGAATAACATTGGCTGCGTGCCTTTTGCCTCTATTGCTACTGTCCTTCTTTGTATCCTCATACATGCTATTAAAAGGCATCGCATTTGGCGTCgggtttctcttttttggcGATCCCATCATCCAGCCAGCGCTGCGATTCGTCAATCGCACATATCCACGATGGCAAAAATTCATCGAGCTGCGGAACACGATTCTTCGAGGCATACCAACCAATGCGCAGCTTGCAATTACCTTGTTGCGCGTTGGCGAGAGGAACAAGGTGCCAATCCCGCCACCACCGTCTTCTGATTTACCGCCTCCGACCAAGATTGACCCAGAAGCTGCGGAGCAAGTCGATAATCTAGGTAACTATCTCTCTTTGAGTGAATGTCTATAACAAGTTACATGCTAACATTACACCGTCAGGTGTCAcggatgaagaagcgagagaagcgTTACATCCCGACTTGGATCACGCAAAAGAGATCAAAGACGACAGCCAACAGCGAAAGCCCAAACGGTCTCATCGGATTATCAACTTGCTCAAAGGCACTGCAAAGGGAGGCGTTGAAACAGCTCTCACCGCCGACAAAGCCAAGGCCGCTGTTGGCGCTTCCCAGGCACGAAATCGACTGGGTGTCGTGAACAAACGGCCTGATGAGCGACCTTCTGGCCCAATCTGCTTCCCCGCTCGCTGTGGCGGCAAAAAAGGCCATGCCTACATCACAGCAACGGCTACAAGCCCTGCGCTGAGTTGGACCTCCAAGATTGAGGACGTCAACCCAGCGTGGACAGTAGCAATTGATGATATTagccagctgaagaaggtTGGAGGTTTGGGGtggaagagcaagattgTGGTCGGATGGGCGACACAGCGAGAAGTTGTGGATGGACTGGTTGTGAGGACAAAAGACGGACAGGAGCATCACTTGACGGCCGTCATGATTCGCGACGAGCTGTTTAATCGTCTGATTGCTATGGGTCATCAGATGTGGGAGGCGTGTTGACGAATCATTGTTGTCTTGTCTTGAAATTTATATTGTAATAGCTATAGACATAGAATTTTGTGAACAATAATGCATGTTTTCTCGGACTATGCTTCTACTCTCTAcaattatattactattttatttCTGCAAACATTCTAGGTGATAGAGCCCTAATGCTGCACTGGGCTAATACAAGACAGAAATAAAATCACCATGACTTCACTGTTTCTATTCCTGGCAACTTCAgcaaagttttatatttcaTCTACATTGGCAAAATTTGTAATGATTGCGACATTATTAATTGACACCAACATCTGTCGCTTCTTGTTTGTTTCAATCGGGCGCAACACAACTCAAAGTGCCCGAAAGAAAAGCGGAATCGGTTCTAAATCGGCAAGTACAGGGTTACAAACTGCAATTTTGAAGAAGCAACTTTGGCCGCGCCCAGCACGCCTCATTTACGCCATTACTCAGCATCAGCGCCTTTAGACAGGGCCTCGATTGGGATTGGGCTGTCCGCTCCCGTCAGTTGCGGTGGATCCCGTCAAAAGTCAATCGAGGTGGCTTGCTCCACCAGGAGGGCAGTGGTATGGCAGGTTTGTCCGCACTTTGGCTGTGATGTTGGCAGGAAATCTGCAACTAGCGACTAAGCTTAAGGAGAAGGGGTGGGTAGTGGAGGCCGTGGAAGGCAAGTTGAGATGATGAATGAGACGATGAATTAATAATTGGGCGAGGTGTTTCAGACTAGAGATTTGCTGTTTACTGGAGTTTTACGCTGTGTAGCTTTTGTATAAAGAGGGGGTCATGGAGCCATGAAGAAGGATTCGTTTCGTGCTATCAATACAAGCAATTCGAAGTGGTTAATAATCATTCAATTACATCTTTACAGTAATCAACACATACGCAACAATGGCTCCCAAGAAGGTCCTCTTCACCGGCGCAACAGGCTACATGTAAGTCTGGTCAACCTATCAGCAACTGAAAAGCATAGAAAGCAGTACTAACAACATTGCAGTGGTGGCTCTGTTCTCACCCTTCTCCAAAACTCAACCCATGCCGACATCAAAAACCTTTCCTACTCCGTCCTCGTCCGCAAGCCCGAACATGCAGAGTACTACAAGGCCCAAGGCATGACGCCAATCATGTTCAAGAATCTCGACGAGGACATGGAGCTtttgaagaaggcggcgagcGAACAtgacatcatcatcaacactgccagcgctgccagAGCGATTGGCGCGAGGTCTCTGGTTGAAGGGCTggcggagaggaagaagactaCCGGCGAGCCAGTCTGGTTTATTCACGTAAGTGTTTTAAAAGTCTGCCTCTTTATGTGTATACTAATATCTGTTTGTGTAGACATCCGGCACTTCGAGCATTGGCAACCGCCCCGTTAGCAAAGTCTACACGCAAGAAGACGCCCCCTTTGAATTCAACGACAAGACTCAAAACATCCACGAGTATGAGCTGAAGCGTGAGGCCCACGATCCTTATTCTCAGCGTACAGGCGATGTGGCCACTGTCCAAGCCGGCGAGGAATTCAACGTGCCCACTTACATCATCATGTCGCCCACCATTTACGGCAACGGCACCGGCGCGTTCAACAAGCGTTCCATTCAAGTCCCCTTCCTGGCTCGACGAGCAGTCAAGAAGGGATACGCCGAGTACATTGGCGAAGGCGCAGGAGTGTGGGACCACGCCCACATCGATGACACGGCCAAGGTCTATGAACTcgtgctggagaagctctttgCAGGAGAGAACCTTCCCTTTGGCAGAAAGGGCATTTACTTTGCTGGCAACGGACGCCATCTGTGGAAGGATCTTTCTGACGGACTCGCCAAGGCAggatttgctgctggagTATTGAAGGAGGACAAAGCACGGCCAATTGGGCTGCAGGAGATTACAGACGATACTCCGAATGGAAACTACCAGTTCTTGGAGCTGGGATTTGCCTCGAGATCAGTTACTAATGCGGTTCTGGCGACGGAAGTGTTGGGTTGGAAGCCGGTGAAGGGAGAGGCTGATTGGGAGAGGGGATTCGAGGAGGAGATTaaggcggcgatggctgAGTAAAGTTGACCTGGCACATTTTATAATGTAAAAGCAATAGAACATGTACATTATCTTGAATCTgaataaaaattatactgCATTGTTATAGCTATTTATGACTGCGCTTCGTCGAGCAAAAGCTCTTGGGTTACTCTTCTACTCCAGTAACAACGATATACTTTTCGTACTCTGGCTTGAGGATAAACTCGTTCGCATCAGTACTGACGCTGACATCTTTCCATTTCTCCAGAAGCTGGAGTTCTTCCCCTCGTCTCTTCGTTGCATAAGTCAAGCAATCTGACCCCAAAACAACGCGCGTAGCCCAAGAACGGCCCTCTGCTACTCCTCGCCGCTGAATCACGTCCACCATTGTAGATGCTGCTTTGTTAGGGTCTCCAGGGGTGACCCAAGAATGGTCCGGAACGAAGAGTCCCATGTACTGTCCAAAGATGTCTGCATACGGCTCAGATACAGCTCTTGCAAGAGCAGAACCAGAGTCTACTTTTTTAGAGGCGGTATCATTGTCTTGCTCGCGGGGCTGCGCCAGACGAGTAGGAAAGCCTCCAATGTCAAAAGCAACGCAGTTGATGCCCAGATGAGAGACTTCTCTGTGCAAGCTCTCGGCGAATGAGCTCAGGGCAGCTTTCGTCATGCAATAGTGGCCCAGGAACGGGAGGCCCGCCCAAGCACAGCCTGAAGAAGTGAATGAGATGGTACCGTGGCCTTGAGCGCGGAAGAGGGGCAGGATGGCCTGAGATGCGTGTAGCTGGCCAAAGACGTTGACCTGGAAGAGGTGGTTGACAAAGTTGTCGCTTTGTAGGCAGTATAATTAGATCAGGTACATGATGTAGATGGGATTTAAAGTGAGAAAAAAGCACTTActcggcatcttcagcagTTTTGAACCCGGATATACCAGCATTATTGATCAAAACATCAATGTGGCCGAAAATCTCCcacgccttcttcacctgCGCCTCCACAACGGCCTTTCCAGCCCCGACATCAAGCTCTAGCAAGGCCACATTGTCAGATTTGAGGTGTCCGAGCTTTTGTTCGACGTTTCTTCCAGAGGCAATAATTTTGTCGCCGCGAGAGATGATGCAGTCGACCAAGGCGGCGCCTATACCAGAAGTGGTGCCGGTGACGAGCCAGACTGTCTGAGGCATTGTGTTTATTGTGAAGAGAAATCTAATTTAATGCTTAGAGATTGTATGGGCTGGCTGAGGACGCAAATGCAATGTTaattggagatgatgatggcgattaAATGGCACGAGAAGAGGCATTATTTTATAGCTACCGTTTTTACTTGAAGTCTGTTTCCACTCTTATTGAAACCAGCTATCAGATTGAGGCATGATACAATACGGACGAATTGTCCGTGAGTCGTGGTCTTTACAGTCTACGGGGTTACGCGTAGAGCTGAGAGCCAACAATTTGGTCCGCGGACGAACGATTTTATCGGTCCAAGTTACCAACTAATCATTCAACCTTTAAGACGGTTAAAGGACATCATATCCGAATTCATGATATACGACGGAGATAGGGGCCTTTGCGGATTTAATGCATCAGCGAGTATTTATATGTCCAGCGCGTAATTACGTTGCTGAAATGGAGAATACGTTTTGCTTTGTTGTTGTAGTTCATAAGATGGCGATACGAGTCCTGAAAGCTTCGTCCCGCCTCTCTGTTGCTCTCTCCAAGATCTGGTCTGACAAGTGATGAATCTTTCCCGTAACTTCTCAAACTCAAGTGACAGCGAGACGCATGATTTGCGTACATGTAGCTAATCACATACAGGCCTAGATACGGTAACGCACTGTTCCGCCGAAGCTGGGATTCAAATCCCCTCGTATAGTCTTGGGCGATCTGTGATGGGTGGGATAATCCTTTATTTCCCATGTATCTTTGTGTATTATTACTCTCTACCATTGTATAGACCTGCATCTCTGGTGTTTCTCATACCTCGGAATTGCTCACAACACGTGAGAGCGGCGAATCTGCAGCGTTCATCAATGACGTCAGTAATGGCGATACTCCGCGACGAGAATCAACATGAACTTTCACTCGGTTTATTGGAATTGACAAACTGAGTCGTCTATTATTACAGAGACCCTAATTTACTTGCCATTGCGGCACTGGCAGCGTTGAGAGAGCCGAGTATGGACTGCAATAAATGATAACACGAGCTATACGGCAGCATCACTCACTATTGTCAGCTTGGCCGCGGTAAACATCAAACTAAACCTCAAACCTTATTACAATGTAATTAAATCGACTAAATAGTCTCAGATCCAAGGATAGCAGCGGCCCAAAATCCCCTCCAGCCCGGCAAAGTCTATTCCCCAACCCCGCGCCCttggagcaacagcagctccagagccATCCGAAGCACTGCCACTAGtttcaccatcaccatcaccaacacaACTTCACCACCATGGACTTCGCTCTAGAGCCCTATAATGCTGCCGATTCCTCCTCGTGGCTCATCTGCCATACCTGCGGCACGCAGTTCCCAACTGCTGATCGCTCCGTCGTCAAGACGTGCCACGTCTGTGACGATCCTCGCCAATATGTTCCCCCATCGGGCCAGTCCTTTACGACCATGGCGGAGCTTCGGGATTCGGACCATCGCAACGAGTTCAAGCCGTATGAGCATGACGAGCGCATCATTTCCATCCACACGTGTCCGAAATTCGCCATTGGCCAGCGCGCCATGTTGATTCGCACACCGCAAGGTAATGTGGTTTGGGATTGCATCTCCTATATAGACGCCGAGACGATAGACAAGGTGAAGGAGCTGGGAGggatcaaggccattgtcgTCAGCCATCCTCACTTCTACAGCTCGCATATACAATGGGCGAGAGCGTTTCAATGCCCAGTGTACATTTCATCCGAAGATTTGCACTGGACGACAACACCGTCAGCACACCGCAAGGCTCTCACCGAAACCGAGACGGAAATCATACCtggcgtcaaggccatcaagctggGCGGACACTTCCCGGGCTCCTCAGTGCTGCTGTTTGACGGACGGCTCTTCATCGCAGACACGCTCATGACAACTGCAGCAGGCTTGGGCAAATGGGATATCGACGCCCTGGGAGCCAAGCGAGAGAAGCCTCCCGGCCTGACTTCATTTTCGTTCCTGTGGAGCATCCCAAACTTCATCCCGCTGAGTGCGGATGTGATTCACCGGATGTGGGGGATCCTCAAGAACTACGACTTCAGGGCGACGCACAGCATTTTCGAGGGCATCGACattgaggatgaagaggtcAAGGCAAAGGTGCTGGAGAGCATGAAGTTCCAGACTAGGGCAATGGGCTTCACGGCGCATCCACTTTTGAATGAGACGCTGTGATGCGATGGGCATGACTTGGCTTGGTCAAATGTAACACACACGTAGGTATGCATTGTAACATTAGCATCGGGTACATCATCACCTGATTACGAGACAcgcgtgttttttttttaatttgatttgagatttttttttttatctaaTATGGTTGTATTGTAAAAAGTAGAAGCAAGAATGTACTTTGCGAGCTATGTAAGCGCAGAGGCCTCAATCTGAGctgcagtacatgtatgtaaaTGAGGACGGGTATCTTGAAATCTTGATAtgtaacaaaaaaaaaaaaaagagaaaaatgaAGAATAAAGCCATGGTAATaagaatgagaagaaaaaatcaaATGGCCCAGCGCTTCGTCCAGTAGTATTTTATCCGTCCCAAACGCCGCTCGTTTaaatgagaagaacaaaaaaagaataccCCGTCGTgtcgtcctcatccaccGCGACTCATTCGATTAAATCAAGGTCGGTTCTGAGGTGATGGCAATTTGCGGTGTGTGCATCGGATCAAGTATAGAGTTCATTTTAATGTCTTTGCTGGAGGCAGCGATTGAGCATCTCCCAGCCTTCATCGGGCAGATCGACCACAGAGTCGTTGAGTGTGTCGAGGATGAACGGATTTGCTGCAAATTTCGAATGTTAGTGACAAAATTTTCAAAATTTGACCGCTCAGGTAGCAGCTGTGAATACTTACGCatcagagagagagcaaTGTCTCCAGATGTAACAGCCAAATCCATTCTCGCGGAAGTGTAGCATCCATATCGCTCCTGTAGCTCCAACATGGTCTTCCACAGCTCTTTGGTAGCATCGGGGCTCATTCCGCCGCAGCTGCGCATGGAGCTCGTGCTCCCCTGGCGGCTCCGCTCGTacgcggaagaagaagggcgactGTGGTGCATGTTCATGTTCATGTGCATATTCATATCctcggcagaagctgctgtgacggacgcagcagcagcagatgaggcagagatgatggacgagctgctggcggttGTGGCAGTAGCCGTGGTGATTGTGGTGgcagcggtggtggtggtgttgacggGGATGATGGAGGTGAGCAGGCCGATTTCAAGGTCGTCGCTGAAGGTGGACCACTGAGAGCtgattgatgaagacgaggagcttCGGCGCATTGTATGCCTCAAGAATGCGTGTGTACGTGTGGCGGATCGGCAGGCGTTTTTGCAGAATCCGGCGTGTTGATGGCTTTTGGCTTGGTGTTTTATGTGCCCCAGTCACGGCGgtaagcagcagcagcactggcAACGGCAAGAGTATGTATaacgaagagaagaaggatgagacTCGGATCGAGGCAGATTATTATAGTCTACAGTCAGACCACTTGGACGGTTCACGGGTCAGAGGGTAGCAGCAAGAGACAAGTCCAGCCGGGAGGTGAGGGGCGGCCCTCGACTTATACGCATACGCAGCAGCGTCGCCCTGCCAAAACGGGACGACACCCAGAGCTCAGCATGATCCGCCCTGGCCTGCCTGACGTCGATCCAGGATGGCTGTCTCAGTTCCCTCCTGGTGGGGCCCGATGTCGATGCCGGAACTGCGCgcagctgggctgggcttgaAGCTTGAATACGTGGCTGGCACCAGTCATGCCAACCTCAGATGGGAAACACTAGGACCAAGGGCCTTGTAGCCACAGAGTAGCCGCATGTACCCTCCGTGAATCGAAGCCGGGCTTGCAGTAGCACGTCTTCGTATTGTGCGCTCAACGTGGCCTACGAATGAGGAAAAAATTCTAAAAAAAGGAGTCACCCTcaacaaagggaaaagagatgaAAAGTTTGCAGACTGGAGCCCGTGGCTTTCAGCTGCCTGAATGTGAATTCCCACCACACTTGACTACTTGCGTCGTTCACGTTCCTGTGCCCCTTGAACTAGCATCGCAGCCTTCAAGGTACACCAAACGGCACGCTGTCTGTACTCTATAGATGCCCTATTCCGGGACTTCCCAAGGGCCCGCCTTTGTTTCGTAGGCCTCTCTGTGCATTACATACCTCGCCCAGAGGGGCAAGAGGGAGGAGGCTAATAAGAAAACATCAGCCCAAGGAGAGGAAGCcaaacagaagaaaagaatgaaaaaagaaaaattttcCTATTGAGGCGGCACAGGTACGAGCAAAAACGGGTTGGTGCCGTCACGAACATCGCCAATTGGCTCGGTGTCCAGGGAATTAATCTACAGAAAGGCAAGAATGCGTGACTAAAAATGGATGCTCCGTCGAGTCACCAGTGCCCAACGCCAGGCCAAGCAAGGGTTTCGACTCATTCGAGAGCTTGCAAGCGCCAGATGTGACCCCCAAGTGCCGACGCCGTTTCAGACCGGGACGGCATTTGCTGGCCAGGATGCATACACGTACAAGTGCCTAGAGTAGCATCACAAGTAGAGTAGCATCGacacaagacaagacagagaGACGATACGACGGCTGAAAAAAGCGGTCGCCGGATGGGGCCACCACACCATCCATCGCCGCATTTCAGACGACTCGCTCGATCTGTCGACATTGGTGCAGGGATGAGGTGAGGGCCCGTGGATAGGACGACGTGACCCGGGCGACCAGGGGGGGTTGGATGCCGTGGATCCTGGACGCATCGCGGCAAGAGTTGACGTCTTTTGCGTGGTGTTTGCGATTTGATTCATTCTGCCATCACgatgccaaaaaaaagtcttCACGAGTCACTGTCACCTCGGCCGTGATGGACGAGGAACATTCCGCAGCCCAGCGGGAGGGATGGAAGGGGCAATCATACGACCTCGTCGAGCGCGGATATGCCTCCCTTCCTTGCCGCATCAACCGGCCGCAAGTCAGATCCGACGCGGTGAAGCCGTCGTAGATGTGATTTGATTTGAGATGGATGACGAGAAATAACCGAGGGCAGAGCGCTCTCCAAGTTGCTCGCGCCGCCACATGATCATCTTGCTTGTGTTCATGTAGTTCATCTCCCTCCCTACTGATAGGTAGCTGTACTCACAATGTATTTGTCTCATAACGCGGCGGGCTTGTGCATACATTGCGCATACATGCACACTTGCTCGCATCTTGCATCTCCCATCTTCCGAGGACCGCAATCTACGCTCTACTACTAATCCGAGCAGCGGAAACAGCTGACTGAGACATACATCTTTCGCTCACCAGGCCGGTCCAATCGCAGATCCCTGCAGCTCAACAGAGACGACTGAGATTTCGTTTACACACTTTAAAAAACGGCAATAAGAAGCTTGATGAATAGCCGGAGCGGGGGGGGGGAACAAAGGCGCTGCTGATCTTTTGCCGTTTGCATCACCTCCCATCTAC is a window from the Trichoderma atroviride chromosome 5, complete sequence genome containing:
- a CDS encoding uncharacterized protein (EggNog:ENOG41~TransMembrane:4 (i132-148o168-189i351-370o376-397i)), with amino-acid sequence MAASDQNSGSSISALSSEPDIIESYEEEVPTASHALAEESIQADAENKGASQTEHDEIEVKNIGWNKELHHVPQPVVGGMRNEELWVLIRRFNKQVFEVRSIDKAPLADLDMNIAEDDVFSPEKLRAQLERLYMTVIVSVICLWKHIVRLRSWRETQRTETFLAVYSIAWLLDLLVPVGIAFLIVLIAYPPARTICFPPVPPSIVDSKTGGVQKPPSGVLASDNSITGAPEKHEGEGVEQEAHSFVNSIASVVISTSAGKHPQGDPHDDNTAPDPTNVTADISNAKDAADGKGINTEHDRTKKPVSNIVWAKTGPLMHMLSEVVDTWERFGNALSPTPPFPVERPRITLAACLLPLLLLSFFVSSYMLLKGIAFGVGFLFFGDPIIQPALRFVNRTYPRWQKFIELRNTILRGIPTNAQLAITLLRVGERNKVPIPPPPSSDLPPPTKIDPEAAEQVDNLGNYLSLSECL
- a CDS encoding uncharacterized protein (EggNog:ENOG41) — translated: MRRSSSSSSISSQWSTFSDDLEIGLLTSIIPVNTTTTAATTITTATATTASSSSIISASSAAAASVTAASAEDMNMHMNMNMHHSRPSSSAYERSRQGSTSSMRSCGGMSPDATKELWKTMLELQERYGCYTSARMDLAVTSGDIALSLMPNPFILDTLNDSVVDLPDEGWEMLNRCLQQRH
- a CDS encoding uncharacterized protein (EggNog:ENOG41); amino-acid sequence: MPQTVWLVTGTTSGIGAALVDCIISRGDKIIASGRNVEQKLGHLKSDNVALLELDVGAGKAVVEAQVKKAWEIFGHIDVLINNAGISGFKTAEDADDNFVNHLFQVNVFGQLHASQAILPLFRAQGHGTISFTSSGCAWAGLPFLGHYCMTKAALSSFAESLHREVSHLGINCVAFDIGGFPTRLAQPREQDNDTASKKVDSGSALARAVSEPYADIFGQYMGLFVPDHSWVTPGDPNKAASTMVDVIQRRGVAEGRSWATRVVLGSDCLTYATKRRGEELQLLEKWKDVSVSTDANEFILKPEYEKYIVVTGVEE
- a CDS encoding uncharacterized protein (EggNog:ENOG41), which codes for MAPKKVLFTGATGYIGGSVLTLLQNSTHADIKNLSYSVLVRKPEHAEYYKAQGMTPIMFKNLDEDMELLKKAASEHDIIINTASAARAIGARSLVEGLAERKKTTGEPVWFIHTSGTSSIGNRPVSKVYTQEDAPFEFNDKTQNIHEYELKREAHDPYSQRTGDVATVQAGEEFNVPTYIIMSPTIYGNGTGAFNKRSIQVPFLARRAVKKGYAEYIGEGAGVWDHAHIDDTAKVYELVLEKLFAGENLPFGRKGIYFAGNGRHLWKDLSDGLAKAGFAAGVLKEDKARPIGLQEITDDTPNGNYQFLELGFASRSVTNAVLATEVLGWKPVKGEADWERGFEEEIKAAMAE
- a CDS encoding uncharacterized protein (EggNog:ENOG41~TransMembrane:4 (i132-148o168-189i347-366o372-393i)); this encodes MAASDQNSGSSISALSSEPDIIESYEEEVPTASHALAEESIQADAENKGASQTEHDEIEVKNIGWNKELHHVPQPVVGGMRNEELWVLIRRFNKQVFEVRSIDKAPLADLDMNIAEDDVFSPEKLRAQLERLYMTVIVSVICLWKHIVRLRSWRETQRTETFLAVYSIAWLLDLLVPVGIAFLIVLIAYPPARTICFPPVPPSIVDSKTGGVQKPPSGVLASDNSITGAPEKHEGEGVEQEAHSFVNSIASVCAGVVISTSAGKHPQGDPHDDNTAPDPTNVTADISNAKDAADGKGINTEHDRTKKPVSNIVWAKTGPLMHMLSEVVDTWERFGNALSPTPPFPVERPRITLAACLLPLLLLSFFVSSYMLLKGIAFGVGFLFFGDPIIQPALRFVNRTYPRWQKFIELRNTILRGIPTNAQLAITLLRVGERNKVPIPPPPSSDLPPPTKIDPEAAEQVDNLGVTDEEAREALHPDLDHAKEIKDDSQQRKPKRSHRIINLLKGTAKGGVETALTADKAKAAVGASQARNRLGVVNKRPDERPSGPICFPARCGGKKGHAYITATATSPALSWTSKIEDVNPAWTVAIDDISQLKKVGGLGWKSKIVVGWATQREVVDGLVVRTKDGQEHHLTAVMIRDELFNRLIAMGHQMWEAC
- a CDS encoding uncharacterized protein (EggNog:ENOG41) yields the protein MDFALEPYNAADSSSWLICHTCGTQFPTADRSVVKTCHVCDDPRQYVPPSGQSFTTMAELRDSDHRNEFKPYEHDERIISIHTCPKFAIGQRAMLIRTPQGNVVWDCISYIDAETIDKVKELGGIKAIVVSHPHFYSSHIQWARAFQCPVYISSEDLHWTTTPSAHRKALTETETEIIPGVKAIKLGGHFPGSSVLLFDGRLFIADTLMTTAAGLGKWDIDALGAKREKPPGLTSFSFLWSIPNFIPLSADVIHRMWGILKNYDFRATHSIFEGIDIEDEEVKAKVLESMKFQTRAMGFTAHPLLNETL